Proteins encoded by one window of Rutidosis leptorrhynchoides isolate AG116_Rl617_1_P2 chromosome 7, CSIRO_AGI_Rlap_v1, whole genome shotgun sequence:
- the LOC139856834 gene encoding non-specific lipid-transfer protein 2-like, with translation MKMLKLALYIVLIINSLLSAKAKTDCNPIQLIPCATAILSSSAPSEACCVKIKEQRPCLCKYIKNPRLQKFINTPNAKKVIKNCGTSFPTC, from the coding sequence ATGAAAATGCTTAAATTAGCATTATACATCGTGCTCATCATCAACTCCCTGTTGTCAGCTAAAGCAAAAACGGATTGTAACCCGATTCAGCTAATTCCGTGTGCCACCGCAATCCTATCGTCCAGCGCTCCATCAGAAGCGTGTTGCGTAAAGATCAAGGAGCAGAGGCCTTGTCTTTGCAAGTACATCAAGAATCCAAGATTGCAGAAGTTCATCAACACTCCTAATGCAAAAAAGGTTATTAAAAATTGTGGAACATCTTTCCCCACTTGTTAA